In Streptomyces durocortorensis, a genomic segment contains:
- a CDS encoding ATP synthase F0 subunit B: MDVQKKLDEIVEAVGNARSMPMSASCVVNRAELLAMLEEVREALPGSLAQAQELIGGHEQFAEQARQEAERIIESAHAQRASLISDTEIARQSQSEADRILSEARREAEEVRAEADDYVDSKLANFEVVLTKTIGSVDRGREKLLGRGQGLDEQGYQDPDFAEAPERSADPETLRQRADAYVDAKFGAFEAVLAKTLEAVGRGRQKLHGRVATDDLGAHIAAQDAAAGQGHTSDADYLAGLAELATPQPQQAPQGQPHYQEQPPQPEPTYAQAAYGYQEQPLQQGGEGVQDPYGYQQQPDPYAAYQQTGYDPNAYPPPPQAQPDYGWPQQAQQPPQAPGQQGGGALDETSLFDTSMIDLEQLRRYEEGR; this comes from the coding sequence GTGGACGTGCAGAAGAAGCTCGACGAGATCGTCGAAGCGGTCGGAAACGCCCGCTCCATGCCCATGTCGGCCTCGTGCGTGGTCAACCGCGCCGAGCTGCTCGCCATGCTCGAAGAGGTGCGCGAGGCGCTGCCCGGCTCCCTCGCCCAGGCGCAGGAGCTGATCGGCGGCCACGAACAGTTCGCCGAGCAGGCCCGGCAGGAGGCCGAGCGGATCATCGAGTCCGCCCATGCCCAGCGGGCCTCCCTGATCTCCGACACCGAGATCGCCCGCCAGTCGCAGAGCGAGGCCGACCGGATCCTGTCCGAGGCCCGCCGCGAGGCCGAGGAGGTGCGTGCCGAGGCCGACGACTACGTCGACAGCAAGCTCGCCAACTTCGAGGTCGTCCTCACCAAGACCATCGGCTCCGTGGACCGCGGCCGCGAGAAGCTGCTCGGCCGCGGCCAGGGCCTGGACGAGCAGGGCTATCAGGACCCCGACTTCGCCGAGGCCCCCGAGCGCAGCGCCGACCCGGAGACCCTGCGGCAGCGGGCCGACGCGTACGTCGACGCCAAGTTCGGCGCCTTCGAAGCCGTCCTGGCCAAGACCCTGGAGGCGGTCGGCCGGGGCCGGCAGAAGCTGCACGGCCGGGTCGCCACCGACGACCTCGGCGCGCACATCGCCGCCCAGGACGCCGCGGCCGGCCAGGGCCACACGAGCGACGCCGACTATCTGGCCGGCCTCGCCGAGCTCGCCACCCCGCAACCGCAGCAGGCCCCCCAGGGGCAGCCGCACTACCAGGAGCAGCCGCCTCAGCCCGAGCCGACCTATGCGCAGGCGGCGTACGGCTACCAGGAGCAGCCTCTCCAGCAAGGCGGCGAGGGTGTCCAGGACCCGTACGGCTACCAGCAACAGCCCGACCCGTACGCGGCCTACCAGCAGACCGGCTACGACCCGAACGCGTACCCGCCCCCGCCCCAGGCCCAGCCGGACTACGGCTGGCCCCAGCAGGCTCAGCAGCCCCCGCAGGCGCCCGGCCAGCAGGGCGGCGGGGCGCTGGACGAGACGAGCCTCTTCGACACCAGCATGATCGACCTGGAGCAGCTGCGCCGGTACGAAGAGGGCCGCTGA
- a CDS encoding CAP domain-containing protein — MGRHRRSAAGPAAEEPVARDASRHKGARRRKKSSVPVRTGLLGASAAVAAGAVAVASGLLPGGGTTTSGEVTAADQVRTGVPDLLTQGGSSTAPADRSAAPTSRGSERPEAPSARTPSKTPSKSASASPSTSPSKTPSKSASPSKAPSEKPSAAPSEKTKAPTTAPKKSAPPASRAPAPPKTSAAPPPSRQPSPSPTDASARSEVLALVNQERAKVGCSPLATRAPLTSLAQNFSEDMAARGFFDHTDPDGDTPWDRAAQAGVQGLAAENIARGQADAKAVMDAWMNSDGHRANILNCDYKTIGIGVHEGSGGPWWTQNFGF; from the coding sequence ATGGGACGCCACCGACGATCCGCCGCAGGCCCCGCCGCTGAAGAACCCGTGGCCCGGGACGCTTCCCGGCACAAGGGCGCGCGCCGCCGGAAGAAGTCCTCCGTCCCGGTGCGCACCGGCCTCCTCGGCGCCTCGGCCGCCGTGGCCGCCGGCGCGGTCGCCGTCGCCTCGGGTCTGCTGCCCGGCGGCGGAACCACCACCTCCGGCGAGGTCACCGCCGCCGACCAGGTGCGCACCGGCGTACCGGACCTGCTGACGCAGGGCGGCAGCTCCACCGCGCCCGCCGACCGGTCCGCCGCCCCCACCAGCCGGGGCAGCGAGCGCCCGGAGGCCCCGTCCGCCAGGACCCCGTCGAAGACGCCGTCCAAGAGCGCTTCCGCCTCGCCCTCCACGAGCCCGTCGAAGACGCCCTCGAAGTCGGCGTCGCCGTCCAAGGCCCCCTCCGAGAAGCCGTCCGCCGCCCCGTCCGAGAAGACGAAGGCGCCCACCACGGCCCCGAAGAAGAGCGCTCCCCCGGCGAGCAGGGCCCCGGCGCCCCCGAAGACCTCCGCCGCCCCGCCGCCGAGCCGGCAGCCCTCCCCCTCGCCCACCGACGCCTCCGCCCGCTCCGAGGTGCTGGCCCTGGTGAACCAGGAGCGCGCGAAGGTCGGCTGCTCCCCGCTGGCCACCAGGGCCCCGTTGACCTCACTCGCCCAGAACTTCAGCGAGGACATGGCGGCGCGCGGCTTCTTCGACCACACCGACCCCGACGGCGACACCCCCTGGGACCGCGCCGCGCAGGCCGGCGTGCAGGGGCTCGCAGCGGAGAACATCGCCCGCGGCCAGGCGGACGCGAAGGCCGTGATGGATGCCTGGATGAACAGCGACGGCCACCGCGCGAACATTCTCAACTGCGACTACAAGACCATCGGCATCGGTGTGCACGAGGGCTCCGGCGGCCCCTGGTGGACCCAGAACTTCGGCTTCTGA
- the rpmF gene encoding 50S ribosomal protein L32, with protein MAVPKRKMSRSNTRHRRSQWKAAVPTLVSCERCQEPKLQHIACPSCGTYNKRQVLEV; from the coding sequence GTGGCTGTTCCGAAGCGGAAGATGTCGCGCAGCAACACGCGCCACCGCCGGTCGCAGTGGAAGGCTGCGGTCCCCACCCTGGTTTCGTGCGAGCGTTGCCAGGAGCCCAAGCTCCAGCACATTGCGTGCCCGAGCTGCGGCACCTACAACAAGCGCCAGGTCCTCGAGGTCTGA
- a CDS encoding winged helix-turn-helix transcriptional regulator, with translation MASDTDSLAFDVFSRQCPSRSTLEDVTGRWGALTLGALYEGGFRFNELRRRVDGVSEKMLAQTLHALERDGLVLREAQPVNPPRVDYELTPLGREVAGQLLALIRVVEDRMDEVLSARARYDEARGGR, from the coding sequence ATGGCCAGCGATACGGACAGCCTCGCCTTCGACGTCTTCTCCCGGCAGTGCCCTTCGCGCTCCACGCTGGAGGACGTCACCGGCCGCTGGGGCGCCCTGACGCTCGGCGCGCTGTACGAGGGCGGCTTCCGGTTCAACGAGCTGCGCCGCCGGGTGGACGGGGTGAGCGAGAAGATGCTCGCCCAGACGCTGCACGCGCTGGAGCGCGACGGTCTCGTCCTGCGGGAAGCCCAGCCGGTCAACCCGCCCCGCGTGGACTACGAACTGACCCCGCTCGGCCGCGAGGTCGCCGGACAGCTGCTCGCCCTCATCCGCGTCGTCGAGGACCGGATGGACGAGGTGCTGAGCGCCCGGGCCCGTTACGACGAGGCGCGCGGCGGCCGCTGA
- the mutM gene encoding bifunctional DNA-formamidopyrimidine glycosylase/DNA-(apurinic or apyrimidinic site) lyase: MPELPEVEVVRRGLERWVSGRTVTEVEVLHPRSVRRHLAGGVDFAARLRGARFGTAMRRGKYLWVPIEEAGASLLGHLGMSGQLLVQSTDAPDEKHLRIRMRFDDTLGTELRFVDQRTFGGLSLHATTPDGLPDTIAHIARDPLDPLFDDAAFHKALRLRRTTVKRALLDQSLISGVGNIYADEALWRARLHYDRPTATLTRPKSAELLGHARDVMNAALAQGGTSFDSLYVNVNGESGYFDRSLDAYGREGEPCHRCGTPMRRRAWMNRSSYYCPRCQRPPRASS; this comes from the coding sequence GTGCCCGAGCTGCCCGAGGTAGAAGTCGTCCGCCGGGGCCTTGAGCGCTGGGTCAGCGGCCGCACCGTCACCGAGGTCGAGGTCCTGCACCCGCGATCGGTCCGCCGGCACCTCGCGGGCGGCGTCGACTTCGCCGCCCGGCTGCGGGGGGCCCGCTTCGGTACGGCGATGCGCCGGGGCAAGTACCTCTGGGTGCCCATCGAGGAGGCCGGCGCCTCGCTGCTGGGCCACCTCGGGATGAGCGGGCAGCTGCTGGTGCAGTCCACGGACGCGCCCGACGAGAAGCACCTTCGAATCCGGATGCGGTTCGACGACACCCTCGGCACCGAACTGCGCTTCGTCGACCAGCGCACCTTCGGCGGGCTCTCGCTCCACGCCACCACCCCCGACGGACTGCCCGACACCATCGCGCACATCGCCCGGGACCCGCTCGACCCGCTCTTCGACGACGCGGCCTTCCACAAGGCGCTGCGCCTGCGCCGTACGACCGTCAAGCGCGCGCTGCTCGACCAGTCACTCATCAGCGGTGTCGGCAACATCTACGCGGACGAGGCGCTCTGGCGCGCCAGGCTGCACTACGACCGGCCGACCGCGACCCTGACCCGCCCGAAGTCGGCCGAGCTGCTCGGCCACGCCCGGGACGTCATGAACGCGGCGCTCGCCCAGGGCGGCACCAGCTTCGACAGCCTGTACGTGAACGTGAACGGCGAGTCCGGCTACTTCGACCGGTCGCTCGACGCGTACGGCCGGGAGGGCGAGCCCTGCCACCGCTGCGGCACGCCGATGCGCCGCCGCGCCTGGATGAACCGGTCCAGCTACTACTGCCCGCGCTGTCAGCGGCCGCCGCGCGCCTCGTCGTAA
- a CDS encoding YceD family protein yields MFDTHELGRRPGALKRLTRSVDAPGSPVLGIDGVIGVPEGAPVELDLRLESVMEGVLVTGTARATAEGECVRCLEPLTVEVDADFQEMFSYPDADDRGRSTADPADDAEDDEDRFFLEDGLFDLESVLRDAVVLALPMQPVCKETCAGLCSECGIRLDENPGHHHDAVDIRWAALQGLAETVQDGEKDNMGGAEPGVDEKQEK; encoded by the coding sequence GTGTTCGATACGCACGAGCTGGGTCGGCGTCCCGGTGCCCTGAAGCGGCTGACCCGCTCGGTGGACGCACCCGGTTCACCGGTTCTCGGTATCGACGGCGTCATCGGTGTGCCGGAAGGCGCACCCGTGGAGCTGGACCTCCGACTCGAATCGGTCATGGAAGGGGTGCTTGTCACAGGCACCGCCCGTGCAACCGCCGAGGGGGAGTGCGTAAGGTGTCTGGAGCCGCTGACCGTCGAGGTCGACGCGGATTTCCAGGAGATGTTCTCGTACCCTGACGCCGATGACCGGGGCCGCAGCACTGCGGACCCGGCCGACGACGCCGAGGACGACGAGGACAGGTTCTTCCTTGAGGACGGCTTGTTCGACCTCGAGTCAGTGCTGCGTGACGCGGTAGTGCTCGCACTGCCCATGCAGCCGGTGTGCAAGGAGACCTGCGCCGGTCTGTGTTCCGAATGCGGAATCAGGCTGGACGAGAACCCGGGCCACCACCACGATGCCGTCGACATTCGTTGGGCGGCACTGCAAGGACTCGCCGAGACCGTTCAGGACGGCGAGAAGGACAACATGGGCGGCGCCGAACCGGGCGTCGACGAGAAGCAGGAGAAGTAG
- the rsmD gene encoding 16S rRNA (guanine(966)-N(2))-methyltransferase RsmD has translation MTRVIAGSAGGRRLAVPPGTGTRPTSDRAREGLFSTWQALLGTLEGTRVADLYAGSGAVGLEALSRGAAHALLVEADQKAARTVRDNVRTLGLPGAEVRTGKAEQIVTGPAPADPYDIVFLDPPYAVTDDDLREILLTLRAQGWLTGDALVTVERSTRGGEFGWPAGFEPLRARRYGEGTLWYGRAAATCEDAR, from the coding sequence ATGACCCGCGTGATCGCCGGCTCGGCCGGCGGACGCCGCCTGGCCGTCCCGCCCGGCACCGGCACCCGCCCCACATCCGACCGTGCGCGCGAGGGCCTGTTCTCCACCTGGCAGGCGCTGCTCGGCACCCTGGAGGGGACCAGGGTCGCCGATCTGTACGCCGGATCCGGCGCCGTCGGCCTCGAAGCGCTCTCCCGGGGAGCGGCCCACGCCCTCCTCGTCGAGGCCGACCAGAAGGCGGCCCGCACCGTCCGCGACAACGTCCGCACGCTCGGCCTGCCCGGAGCCGAGGTACGTACCGGCAAAGCCGAACAGATCGTGACAGGACCGGCGCCCGCCGACCCGTACGACATCGTCTTCCTGGACCCGCCGTACGCCGTCACCGATGACGATCTTCGCGAGATCCTGCTCACACTCCGTGCTCAGGGGTGGCTCACCGGCGATGCGCTCGTCACCGTGGAACGCAGCACCCGGGGCGGAGAATTCGGCTGGCCCGCCGGATTCGAGCCACTGCGGGCCCGTCGCTACGGCGAGGGAACGCTTTGGTACGGTCGCGCCGCCGCTACGTGCGAAGACGCACGATGA
- the coaD gene encoding pantetheine-phosphate adenylyltransferase: MRRAVCPGSFDPITNGHLDIIGRASKLYDVVHVAVMINQSKKGLFTVDERIELIREVTADFGNVEVESFHGLLVDFCKQREIPAIVKGLRAVSDFDYELQMAQMNNGLSGVETLFVPTNPTYSFLSSSLVKEVATWGGDVSHLLPPTVHEALMERLGEQ, encoded by the coding sequence GTGCGCCGCGCCGTCTGTCCGGGGTCTTTCGACCCCATCACCAACGGACATCTCGACATCATTGGCCGAGCCTCGAAGCTGTACGACGTGGTGCACGTCGCGGTGATGATCAACCAGTCCAAGAAGGGGCTGTTCACCGTGGACGAGCGGATCGAGCTGATCCGCGAGGTCACCGCCGACTTCGGCAACGTCGAGGTGGAGTCCTTCCACGGCCTGCTGGTCGACTTCTGCAAGCAGCGGGAGATCCCTGCGATCGTGAAGGGCCTGCGGGCCGTCAGCGACTTCGACTACGAGCTCCAGATGGCCCAGATGAACAACGGCCTCTCGGGCGTCGAGACCCTCTTCGTGCCGACCAACCCGACGTACAGCTTCCTGTCGTCCTCGCTGGTCAAGGAGGTCGCGACCTGGGGCGGTGACGTCTCCCACCTGCTGCCGCCCACGGTCCACGAAGCGCTCATGGAGCGCCTGGGCGAACAGTGA
- a CDS encoding acylphosphatase, translating to MDKDARLVVWVRGRVQQVGFRWFTRANALEIGGLVGFALNLDDGRVQIVAEGPRENCHRLLDWLRSDDTPGRVDGVTEIWDTPRGGYDGFAIR from the coding sequence ATGGACAAAGATGCGCGCCTCGTCGTCTGGGTACGCGGCCGAGTACAGCAAGTAGGGTTCCGCTGGTTCACCAGGGCAAATGCTTTGGAGATCGGCGGCCTCGTGGGCTTCGCCCTCAATCTCGACGACGGCAGGGTGCAGATCGTGGCCGAGGGGCCACGTGAGAATTGCCACCGTCTGCTGGACTGGCTGCGCTCCGACGACACACCCGGGCGCGTGGACGGCGTCACTGAGATCTGGGACACGCCGCGCGGCGGATACGACGGGTTCGCCATCCGCTGA
- the rnc gene encoding ribonuclease III, with the protein MSELSNAKKQADNVNTASSHTLLEGRLGYHLESALLVRALTHRSYAYENGGLPTNERLEFLGDSVLGLVVTDTLYRTHPDLPEGQLAKLRAAVVNSRALAEVGRGLELGSFIRLGRGEEGTGGRDKASILADTLEAVIGAVYLDQGLSAASELVHRLFDPLIDRSSNLGAGLDWKTSLQELTASESLGVPEYLVTETGPDHEKTFTAAARVGGVSYGTGTGRSKKEAEQQAAESAWREISAAAEARQAAEKSAADGGAADTPADPSPSTDAAPA; encoded by the coding sequence ATGTCTGAGTTGTCCAACGCCAAGAAGCAGGCAGACAACGTCAACACAGCCTCGTCCCACACGCTTCTGGAAGGGCGGCTCGGGTATCACCTCGAGTCCGCCCTTCTGGTGCGTGCGCTGACCCACCGTTCGTACGCATACGAGAACGGCGGTCTGCCCACCAACGAGCGGCTCGAATTCCTCGGGGATTCGGTGCTCGGCCTGGTGGTCACGGACACGCTGTACCGCACCCACCCCGACCTGCCCGAAGGCCAGCTGGCCAAGTTGCGGGCCGCGGTGGTCAATTCGCGTGCGCTTGCGGAAGTGGGCCGCGGCCTCGAACTCGGCTCCTTCATCCGGCTCGGCCGCGGTGAAGAGGGCACGGGTGGCCGGGACAAGGCTTCCATCCTCGCCGACACACTGGAAGCAGTGATCGGCGCGGTCTATCTCGACCAGGGCCTCAGCGCGGCCTCGGAGCTGGTCCACCGGCTCTTCGACCCGCTGATCGACAGGTCCTCGAACCTCGGTGCCGGCCTGGACTGGAAGACCAGCCTCCAGGAGCTCACCGCGAGCGAGAGCCTCGGAGTCCCCGAGTACCTCGTCACGGAGACCGGCCCGGACCACGAGAAGACCTTCACTGCTGCTGCTCGCGTCGGTGGTGTCTCGTACGGCACCGGCACCGGCCGTAGCAAGAAGGAAGCGGAGCAGCAGGCGGCTGAGTCCGCCTGGCGCGAGATCAGCGCCGCCGCTGAGGCACGGCAGGCCGCGGAGAAGTCCGCGGCCGACGGAGGGGCCGCCGACACCCCTGCCGACCCGTCGCCGAGCACGGACGCCGCTCCGGCCTGA
- the recG gene encoding ATP-dependent DNA helicase RecG yields MDRVSSFDEPLKKLLGGATAKVMAEHLDLHTVGDLLHHYPRRYEERGKLTALADLPLDEHVTVVAQVADARILMFNNGRGKRLEVTLTDGSGRLQLVFFGHGVHKPHKELLPGRQAMFAGKVSVFNRKMQLAHPTYQLLDASDADEATEAVDAFAGRLLPIYPACKQLDSWRIAKAVDAVLPSARDAVDPLPDSLREGRGFTPLPEALLKVHRPQTKADIEDARARLKWDEAFVLQVALARRRYADTQLPAVARRPVADGLLDAFDAKLPFTLTEGQQKVSKEIFDDLATEHPMHRLLQGEVGSGKTMVALRAMLTVVDAGGQAAMLAPTEVLAQQHHRSITEMMGELAEGGMLGGSDRGTKVVLLTGSMGMAARRQALLDLVTGEAGIVIGTHALIEDKVQFHDLGLVVVDEQHRFGVEQRDALRSKGKQPPHLLVMTATPIPRTVAMTVFGDLETSVLDQLPAGRSPIASHVVPAKDKPHFLSRAWERVREEVGHGHQAYVVCPRIGDEAEEAEGKGVKKAKAKKAAPEADGDKRPPLAVLEIAEQLRTGALAGLGVEVLHGRMPPDEKDDVMRRFAAGAVDVLVATTVIEVGVNVPNATAMVIMDADRFGVSQLHQLRGRVGRGSAPGLCLLVSEAHEASPARARLSAVAATLDGFELSRIDLEQRREGDVLGQAQSGVRSSLRMLTVIDDEEVIAAAREEAVAIVAADPELERLPELRTALAALLDKDREEYLDKG; encoded by the coding sequence GCGGAGCCACCGCGAAGGTGATGGCCGAACACCTCGACCTGCACACGGTCGGTGATCTGCTGCACCACTACCCGCGGCGGTACGAGGAGCGCGGCAAGCTGACCGCGCTGGCCGACCTCCCGCTGGACGAGCACGTCACGGTCGTCGCCCAGGTCGCCGACGCCCGCATCCTGATGTTCAACAACGGCCGGGGCAAACGCCTGGAAGTCACCCTGACCGACGGCAGCGGCCGCCTCCAGCTGGTCTTCTTCGGCCACGGCGTCCACAAGCCGCACAAGGAGCTGCTCCCGGGCCGCCAGGCGATGTTCGCGGGCAAGGTCTCCGTCTTCAACCGCAAGATGCAGCTGGCCCACCCCACGTACCAGCTGCTCGACGCCTCCGACGCCGACGAGGCGACCGAGGCCGTGGACGCCTTCGCCGGTCGGCTGCTGCCGATCTACCCCGCCTGCAAGCAGCTCGACTCCTGGCGGATCGCCAAGGCCGTGGACGCCGTGCTGCCCAGCGCGCGGGACGCCGTGGACCCGCTGCCCGACTCCCTGCGCGAGGGCCGTGGCTTCACCCCGCTGCCCGAGGCTCTGCTGAAGGTGCACCGCCCGCAGACCAAGGCGGACATCGAGGACGCCAGGGCCCGCCTCAAATGGGACGAGGCGTTCGTCCTCCAGGTCGCGCTGGCCCGCCGCCGCTACGCCGACACCCAACTCCCCGCCGTCGCCCGCCGCCCCGTCGCGGACGGCCTGCTCGACGCCTTCGACGCCAAGCTGCCCTTCACCCTCACCGAGGGCCAGCAGAAGGTCAGCAAGGAGATCTTCGACGACCTGGCCACCGAACACCCGATGCACCGGCTCCTCCAGGGCGAGGTGGGAAGCGGGAAGACGATGGTGGCCCTGCGCGCCATGCTCACCGTCGTCGACGCGGGCGGCCAGGCCGCGATGCTCGCCCCCACCGAGGTCCTGGCACAGCAGCACCACCGCTCGATCACCGAGATGATGGGCGAGCTGGCCGAGGGGGGAATGCTGGGCGGCTCGGACCGGGGGACCAAGGTCGTCCTGCTCACCGGCTCCATGGGCATGGCCGCCCGCCGGCAGGCCCTGCTCGACCTGGTCACCGGCGAGGCCGGGATCGTCATCGGCACCCACGCCCTGATCGAGGACAAGGTCCAGTTCCACGACCTGGGACTGGTGGTGGTGGACGAACAGCACCGCTTCGGCGTCGAACAGCGGGACGCCCTGCGCTCCAAGGGAAAGCAGCCGCCCCACCTCCTCGTCATGACCGCCACCCCCATCCCCCGTACGGTCGCGATGACGGTCTTCGGCGATCTGGAGACCTCCGTCCTTGACCAGCTCCCGGCCGGACGCTCCCCGATCGCCAGCCATGTCGTCCCCGCCAAGGACAAGCCCCACTTCCTCAGCCGCGCCTGGGAACGCGTCCGCGAGGAGGTGGGACACGGCCACCAGGCGTACGTGGTCTGCCCCCGCATCGGCGACGAAGCCGAGGAGGCGGAGGGGAAGGGCGTGAAGAAGGCGAAGGCCAAGAAGGCGGCGCCCGAGGCGGACGGGGACAAGCGGCCGCCGCTCGCCGTCCTGGAGATCGCCGAGCAGCTGCGCACGGGCGCGCTGGCCGGGCTGGGCGTCGAGGTGCTGCACGGGCGGATGCCGCCCGACGAGAAGGACGACGTCATGCGCCGGTTCGCCGCCGGTGCCGTGGACGTCCTGGTCGCCACCACGGTCATCGAGGTCGGGGTCAACGTCCCCAACGCCACCGCCATGGTGATCATGGATGCCGACCGCTTCGGCGTCTCCCAGCTCCACCAGCTCCGCGGCCGCGTCGGCCGTGGCTCGGCGCCCGGGCTCTGTCTGCTGGTCAGCGAGGCCCACGAGGCGAGCCCCGCCCGCGCCCGCCTCTCGGCCGTCGCCGCCACCCTCGACGGCTTCGAGCTCTCCCGCATCGACCTGGAACAGCGCCGCGAGGGCGATGTGCTGGGCCAGGCCCAGTCCGGGGTGCGCTCCTCGCTGCGGATGCTCACCGTCATCGACGACGAGGAGGTCATCGCCGCCGCCCGTGAGGAGGCCGTCGCGATCGTCGCCGCCGACCCGGAGCTGGAGCGGCTGCCGGAGCTGCGCACCGCCCTGGCCGCCCTCCTGGACAAGGACCGCGAGGAGTATCTCGACAAGGGGTGA